The Penicillium oxalicum strain HP7-1 chromosome IV, whole genome shotgun sequence genome contains a region encoding:
- a CDS encoding Guanylate kinase encodes MAANSSQFRPVVISGPSGCGKSTLLKRLFAEYPDRFGFSVSNTTRAPRPGEQDGKDYNFVTKEAFLDLVAQNGFIEHDETIPITVYPPTLVPSALDVYQHTNHISPLAQFGSNFYGTSKQAVKDVAEKQRICVLDIEMEGVKQVKNSDLNARFLFLAPPSMEELERRLRSRGTETEDSLRQRLAQAVNELEFSQQPGAHDKIVVNDDLEKAYEELRDWVVDGGRFGASQ; translated from the exons ATGGCTGCCAACTCCT CTCAATTTCGCCCCGTTGTGATCAGCGGCCCCTCGGGCTGTGGAAAGTCCACACTGCTCAAGCGCTTATTTGCGGAATATCCTG ATCGCTTCGGCTTCAGCGTCTCAAACACAACCCGTGCGCCTCGCCCCGGTGAGCAAGATGGAAAAGA TTACAACTTCGTGACCAAGGAGGcattccttgatcttgtcgcTCAGAATGGCTTCATTGAACACG ACGAGACGATCCCGATCACCGTCTACCCTCCAACACTTGTTCCCTCTGCCCTCGACGTATACCAACATACTAACCATATCTCCCCTCTAGCTCAATTCGGTAGCAACTTCTACGGCACCTCAAAACAAGCCGTTAAGGACGTCGCCGAGAAGCAGCGCATCTGTGTCCTTGACATCGAAATGGAAGGTGTCAAGCAAGTGAAGAACAGCGACCTGAATGCTCGATTCTTGTTCCTTGCCCCTCCCTCCATGGAAGAGTTGGAGCGTCGGTTGCGTTCTCGGGGTACCGAGACTGAAG ATAGTTTGCGCCAGCGCCTGGCTCAGGCAGTCAATGAGTTAGAATTCTCCCAGCAGCCTGGCGCACATGACAAGATCGTCGTCAACGATGATCTGGAAAAGGCGTACGAGGAACTGCGAGACTGGGTGGTTGATGGTGGTCGCTTTGGTGCTTCGCAATAG
- a CDS encoding Septin produces MAAATSAASPQQPTIFPHSHVGFDSITSQIERKLLKRGFQFNVMCVGQTGLGKSTLVNTIFASHLIDSKGRLTPNEPVRSTTEIQTVSHIIEENGVRLRLNIVDTPGYGDQVNNDRCWDPIVKYIKDQHSAYLRKELTAQRERYIQDTRIHCCLFFIQPSGHALKPIDIVVLKKLSDVVNVVPVIAKADSLTLDERQAFKERIKEEFAFHNLKMYPYDNDELDDEERAINAQIKDIIPFSVVGSEKTIVVNGKQVRGRQNRWGVINVEDETHCEFVYLRNFLTRTHLQDLVETTSQIHYETFRAKQLLALKESSAAGGHSGGSRPISPSADRELSRNSQRAAMNGY; encoded by the exons ATGGCTGCCGCTACCAGTGCTGCTTCCCCCCAGCAGCCCACCATCTTCCCCCACAGCCATGTTGGTTTCGACAGCATCACTTCCCAGATTGAGCGGAAGCTGTTGAAGCGCGGTTTCCAATTCAATGTCATGTGTGTCG GACAAACCGGTCTGGGTAAATCCACATTGGTTAACACTATCTTCGCATCCCACCTGATCGACTCCAAGGGTCGTCTCACTCCCAATGAGCCAGTGCGCTCCACAACGGAAATCCAGACCGTTTCGCACA TCATCGAGGAGAACGGCGTGCGCCTGCGCTTGAACATTGTTGACACCCCCGGCTATGGTGACCAGGTCAACAATGACCGATG CTGGGATCCGATTGTCAAATACATCAAGGACCAGCACTCAGCATACCTTCGCAAGGAACTCACCGCTCAGCGTGAGCGCTACATCCAAGATACCCGTATTCACTGCTGTTTGTTTTTCATCCAGCCATCTGGTCATGC TCTCAAGCCTATTGATATCGTTGTCCTGAAGAAGCTCTCCGACGTCGTGAACGTTGTCCCCGTCATTGCCAAGGCCGATTCCCTCACCCTGGATGAGCGCCAGGCGTTCAAGGAGCGCATCAAGGAGGAGTTTGCGTTCCACAATCTGAAGATGTACCCGTACGATAACGACGAGCTTGACGATGAGGAGCGTGCGATCAACGCCCAGATTAAG GACATCATTCCATTCTCCGTCGTTGGCAGTGAGAAGACCATTGTTGTCAATGGCAAGCAGGTCCGCGGCCGTCAGAACCGATGGGGTGTGATTAACGTGGAGGATGAGACTCACTGTGAATTTGTCTACCTTCGAAACTTCCTTACCCGCACCCACTTGCAGGACCTGGTCGAGACCACCAGCCAGATTCACTACGAGACCTTCCGTGCCAAGCAACTTTTGGCTCTGAAGGAGAGCAGCGCCGCCGGTGGCCACTCTGGCGGTAGCCGACCCATCAGCCCGTCCGCGGACCGCGAATTGAGCCGCAACTCCCAGCGGGCGGCTATGAATGGCTACTAA
- a CDS encoding putative 54S ribosomal protein L32, with protein sequence MALALSLRRALPQMPPLGFLSTASFALPISITIPPLLADLWESVLRAVPKKKTSHMKKRHRQMAGKALKDVQSLNKCPGCGQVKRAHVLCPHCVKDIKQSWKSAQAA encoded by the exons ATGGCGCTGGCTCTTTCTCTTCGTCGGGCACTGCCCCAAATGCCTCCGTTGGGCTTCCTTTCGACAGCCTCTTTCGCGCTGCCGATTTCCATCACAATCCCGCCTCTCCTCGCCGATCTCTGGGAATCCGTCTTGCGTGCAGTccccaagaaaaagacctCGCACATGAAAAAGCGTCATCGCCAAATGGCCGGCAAGGCCTTGAAGGATGTGCAGAGCCTCAATAAGTGTCCCGGATGTGGCCAGGTCAAGCGGGCCCATGTGTTGTGCCCCCACTGCGTGAAAG ATATCAAGCAGTCTTGGAAGTCCGCGCAAGCCGCTTAA
- a CDS encoding Meiotic recombination protein rec14, producing the protein MSRQYLAWGSADNAHPLDIFSLAVTEKHVLSVSGAPSIKVHSTENTEFPLVQSIDGAHALGCHHIVTDSAGTRAVSAGFDGTLKVWSLNEGHWTADSDKTADLANIHPWAIALSGDGQYLAGVSESGHVGVWDLNNQGAQIRDHETKGSFGTCIDLSGDGRFIASGHENGAVYIFLTDTGRMPFSLSGLVKPVRAVAFSPGGKILAAAGDSKVIVLYDTSSGEQIANLSGHAAWVLSLSWSSSGEYLLSSSYDGKVKVWSIDTKMCVATHSETEKAVWSVKWLPKTARSESFATAGANRSVAFYREATGG; encoded by the exons ATG TCGCGACAATATCTCGCGTGGGGTTCAGCCGACAATG CGCACCCACTCGACATCTTCTCACTGGCAGTGACCGAGAAACATGTTCTGTCTGTATCCGGTGCTCCGTCAATCAAAGTACATTCAACCGAGAACACCGAGTTTCCCCTGGTCCAGTCAATTGATGGAGCCCACGCCTTGGGATGCCACCATATCGTGACCGACTCTGCTGGCACTCGCGCCGTCAGCGCTGGCTTTGACGGTACTCTCAAAGTATGGTCACTCAACGAGGGACATTGGACTGCCGACTCGGATAAGACAG CTGATCTGGCCAACATTCACCCCTGGGCCATTGCCCTGTCTGGGGATGGTCAATACCTGGCAGGTGTCTCAGAAAGCGGCCATGTTGGTGTCTGGGATCTGAACAACCAAGGCGCTCAGATTCGAGACCACGAAACCAAAGGAAGCTTTGGCACCTGTATCGACCTG TCTGGTGATGGCCGTTTCATTGCAAGCGGTCACGAAAACGGCGCCGTGTACATTTTCCTCACCGACACAGGTCGCATgccattttctctttcag GCTTGGTCAAACCCGTCCGTGCAGTGGCCTTTTCGCCCGGTGGAAAGATTCTCGCTGCTGCGGGCGACTCCAAAGTCATTGTGCTTTATGACACCTCTTCAGGTGAACAAATTGCCAATCTTTCTGGTCACGCGGCCTGGGTTCTGTCTCTGTCATGGAGTAGCTCTGGAGAGTATCTCCTCAGCAG TTCCTACGATGGCAAGGTCAAAGTCTGGTCAATTGATACCAAGATGTGCGTCGCTACCCATTCGGAGACTGAAAAGGCAGTGTGGAGTGTCAAGTGGCTCCCAAAGACTGCCCGTTCCGAAAGCTTCGCAACTGCAGGTGCCAACAGAAGTGTAGCCTTCTACCGCGAAGCCACTGGTGGTTGA
- a CDS encoding putative kinetochore protein spc25: MAASFEPSLSTSGMRPPLASADAPSMADSLPSINFGFEDLRNRMAQFSAKFDAFIEKGRKRVLEERNQFHINLAELQEDERMRQRDIEILNLKVQTHEQTLQKEAAEAAEMHAAISSITLERDARLAKRDRLKQQIAETQKAINQKLEAQKQHAKQLDAQSRLNMPELEFWQDYLCLRIEGAGREDRLKFVYSHLLEKDWEAEAWFELGTASRDYEVYHTRPKVDKDALEREVDLVNEDRDFGAFLKRMRKLFAETMNK; the protein is encoded by the exons ATGGCTGCTTCTTTCGAGCCTTCACTTTCCACGAGTGGCATGCGCCCGCCGCTTGCCTCGGCAGATGCCCCCTCCATGGCCGACTCGCTCCCCAGCATCAATTTCGGATTCGAAGATCTGCGCAATCGCATGGCGCAATTTAGCGCTAAATTCGATGCATTTATCGAAAAGGGTCGCAAAAGAGTCTTGGAGGAGCGGAACCAATTCCATATCAACCTTGCGGAACTACAGG AGGATGAGCGTATGCGCCAGCGAGACATTGAAATCCTCAATCTCAAAGTTCAGACGCATGAGCAAACACTGCAAAAAGAGGCCGCAGAAGCTGCAGAGATGCACGCTGCGATTTCTTCCATCACCTTGGAGCGCGATGCTCGACTCGCCAAGCGCGACCGCTTGAAGCAGCAGATTGCGGAAACACAAAAGGCGATTAATCAGAAACTGGAAGCGCAAAAGCAGCACGCAAAACAACTGGATGCCCAATCCCGATTGAACATGCCCGAGCTTGAATTCTGGCAGGATTATCTGTGTCTACGCATCGAAGGGGCTGGACGGGAAGACCGGTTGAAGTTTGTGTATAGTCACTTGTTAGAGAAAGACTGGGAGGCTGAAGCTTGGTTCGAGCTGGGCACCGCGAGTCGTGACTACGAAGTTTATCACACGCGGCCCAAGGTTGATAAGGATGCTTTGGAGCGCGAAGTGGATCTGGTCAACGAGGACCGAGACTTCGGCGCTTTCCTCAAGCGGATGCGGAAACTGTTCGCAGAGACGATGAACAAATAA
- a CDS encoding Metal homeostasis factor ATX1, with the protein MSDHQYKFNVAMSCGGCSGAIERVLKRLEGVKSFDVSLESQTANVVTEPTVSYDTVLATIKKTGKTVNSGEADGQTMAV; encoded by the exons ATGTCCGACCACCAGTACAAATTCAACGTCGCCATGAGCTGCGGCGGATGCTCCGGTGCCATCGAGCGCGTCCTAAAGCGTTTAGAAG GTGTCAAGTCCTTCGACGTGAGTCTCGAGTCTCAGACTGCGAATGTGGTCACTGAACCCACCGTTTCCTACGATACCGTGCTGGCCACCATCAAGAAGACCGGGAAGACGGTGAATAGTGGCGAGGCAGACGGGCAGACGATGGCCGTTTGA
- a CDS encoding putative cytosolic iron-sulfur protein assembly protein 1: MHLHPTCWRSDIRSMTTAAHILRSVQFLLPLTAFQARFNRVYLEKRASARSTQKNAMAQPSITLLSDLTPPSLERAWLSAPHPTLPIVATCSSDKTVRIYSLTNFQLLSTITGGHKRSVRTAAWKPHVQGESVLATGSFDATVGVWRRWDSFGRAEGGSAAWESNAEAEVDVGARIGQTGALNEGAEEDEEWRFAVLLDGHDSEVKSVSWSASGMLLATCARDKSIWIWEDLDDGDNNFETVAVMQEHGGDVKCVAWHPAEECLASGAYDDTIRIWREDLDDWGQVACLKGHGGTVWFLDWESMDNVPSGGQNRVGDGLEEEEKKKKHEESAALLKQWQEQHATSGPRLISCSDDRTVRVWRRLPKESHAFGANSSAATGIPSIIRPTGSDESWVEEAVLPHAHELTIYAVAWSRQTGLVASAGADGRIVVYEERLVQSPREADAAPTSNSDSIAMDTETDTAGKPSPAVRTEWSILAVMDGAHGIYEINHIAWAKRADRGQVQGQKEEVLVTTADDGSVKVWTFQR, from the coding sequence ATGCATCTCCACCCCACATGCTGGCGGTCCGATATCCGCTCGATGACTACAGCAGCACATATTCTTCGGTCCGTCcaattccttcttcctctgacTGCGTTTCAAGCTCGCTTCAACCGTGTCTATTTGGAGAAACGTGCCTCTGCGAGGTCAACACAGAAGAACGCCATGGCCCAGCCATCCATCACCCTCCTCTCCGACCTGACACCACCGTCCCTCGAACGAGCCTGGCTGTCAGCCCCGCACCCCACCCTCCCCATCGTCGCAACCTGCAGCTCCGACAAAACTGTCCGGATATACTCTCTCACCAATTTCCAGCTCctctccaccatcaccgGCGGCCACAAGCGTAGCGTCCGCACCGCCGCATGGAAACCCCACGTGCAAGGGGAAAGCGTCCTTGCGACGGGTTCCTTCGACGCGACTGTCGGCGTTTGGCGCCGCTGGGATAGCTTCGGCCGTGCCGAAGGCGGCAGCGCCGCCTGGGAAAGCaacgccgaggccgaggttGACGTGGGAGCACGTATCGGGCAAACGGGGGCTTTGAACGAGGGagcggaggaagatgaagaatggcGATTCGCCGTTCTTTTGGACGGTCACGACAGCGAAGTCAAGTCCGTGTCGTGGTCTGCTTCGGGAATGCTTCTGGCAACGTGTGCGCGCGACAAATCGATCTGGATCTGGGAGGATttggacgatggagacaacaACTTTGAGACGGTGGCGGTGATGCAGGAGCATGGCGGAGATGTCAAATGTGTGGCGTGGCATCCTGCAGAGGAGTGTTTGGCGAGCGGAGCCTACGATGATACGATCCGAATTTGGCGCGAGGATCTGGACGATTGGGGTCAGGTGGCATGTCTCAAGGGGCATGGTGGAACAGTGTGGTTTTTGGATTGGGAGAGCATGGATAATGTGCCGTCAGGCGGGCAGAATAGGGTCGGAGATGGTctcgaagaggaagagaaaaagaagaagcatgaAGAAAGTGCCGCGTTGCTGAAGCAATGGCAGGAACAACACGCCACATCTGGACCACGACTGATTTCGTGCTCAGACGATCGTACCGTTCGTGTCTGGCGCCGGTTGCCCAAGGAAAGTCACGCCTTTGGTGCCAATTCCTCCGCAGCGACCGGAATTCCCAGCATCATTCGGCCCACGGGATCTGACGAAAGTTGGGTGGAAGAAGCGGTGCTACCACATGCGCATGAATTGACCATTTACGCCGTTGCATGGAGTCGACAGACCGGACTTGTGGCATCCGCCGGTGCGGACGGACGAATTGTCGTGTACGAGGAACGACTCGTGCAATCACCTCGAGAGGCAGATGCTGCGCCAACATCCAATAGTGATTCCATTGCCATGGACACCGAGACCGACACCGCCGGGAAACCCTCGCCAGCGGTGCGAACGGAGTGGTCCATTCTCGCGGTGATGGACGGCGCCCATGGAATCTACGAAATTAATCATATCGCCTGGGCGAAACGAGCAGATCGGGGACAAGTCCAGggtcaaaaagaagaagtccTCGTGACGACTGCCGACGATGGAAGCGTAAAAGTGTGGACATTTCAGCGGTAG